A genomic window from Elaeis guineensis isolate ETL-2024a chromosome 3, EG11, whole genome shotgun sequence includes:
- the LOC140856194 gene encoding probable CCR4-associated factor 1 homolog 9 — protein sequence MEVEVRAVWRQNIVEELTLMLELVGRYRFIAMDTEFPGFLRSTPRYASEEERYRDLKSNVDSMKVIQLGITLFDEQGNMPFPRCCCWQFNFSDFDPVKDAHSEASLELLKRSGIDFDKMRSQGVEANLCSIMLQQVLRSCHGIRWITFHGLYDVAYLLKLLTGAPLPDTLHGFLILARSLLGRCYCWIDISSGHHLSRSFQYYTMQ from the coding sequence AGAACATTGTGGAGGAGTTGACGCTAATGTTGGAGTTGGTAGGTCGCTACCGCTTCATCGCCATGGACACAGAGTTCCCTGGATTTCTTCGTTCCACACCCCGTTATGCATCAGAAGAGGAGCGGTACCGAGATCTCAAGTCAAACGTCGATAGCATGAAGGTGATCCAACTCGGTATTACCCTGTTCGATGAGCAAGGAAACATGCCGTTCCCCAGATGCTGCTGCTGGCAGTTCAACTTCAGCGACTTCGATCCTGTCAAGGATGCACACTCCGAGGCATCGCTTGAGCTACTGAAGCGAAGCGGGATAGACTTCGACAAGATGCGAAGCCAAGGTGTGGAGGCCAACCTTTGCTCAATTATGCTGCAGCAGGTGCTACGTAGCTGCCACGGAATCAGATGGATCACCTTCCACGGGTTGTACGATGTAGCCTATCTTCTCAAGCTGCTCACCGGAGCACCACTGCCAGATACCCTGCATGGGTTCTTGATTCTTGCAAGAAGCCTTCTTGGGAGGTGTTACTGTTGGATAGATATCTCATCAGGACACCAtctttcaagatcttttcagtactatACGATgcaatag